From Glycine soja cultivar W05 chromosome 4, ASM419377v2, whole genome shotgun sequence, the proteins below share one genomic window:
- the LOC114408485 gene encoding monosaccharide-sensing protein 2-like, whose translation MKGAVLVAIAASIGNFLQGWDNATIAGAIVYIKKDLALQTTMEGLVVAMSLIGATVITTCSGPIADWLGRRPMMIISSVLYFLGGLVMLWSPNVYVLCLARLLDGFGIGLAVTLVPVYISETAPSEIRGSLNTLPQFSGSGGMFLSYCMVFGMSLSPAPSWRLMLGVLSIPSLLYFALTIFFLPESPRWLVSKGRMLEAKKVLQRLRGREDVSGEMALLVEGLGIGGDTSIEEYIIGPADEVADGHEHATEKDKIRLYGSQAGLSWLAKPVTGQSSIGLASRHGSIINQSMPLMDPLVTLFGSIHEKLPETGAGGSMRSTLFPNFGSMFSTAEPHAKNEQWDEESLQREGEDYMSDAAGGDSDDNLHSPLISRQTTSLEKDLPPPPSHGSILGSMRRHSSLMQGSGEQGGSTGIGGGWQLAWKWTDKGEDGKQQGGFKRIYLHEEGVSASRRGSIVSIPGEGEFVQAAALVSQPALYSKELIDGHPVGPAMVHPSETASKGPSWKALLEPGVKHALVVGVGIQILQQFSGINGVLYYTPQILEEAGVEVLLSDIGIGSESASFLISAFTTFLMLPCIGVAMKLMDVSGRRQLLLTTIPVLIVSLIILVIGSLVNFGNVAHAAISTVCVVVYFCCFVMGYGPIPNILCSEIFPTRVRGLCIAICALVFWIGDIIITYSLPVMLGSLGLGGVFAIYAVVCFISWIFVFLKVPETKGMPLEVISEFFSVGAKQAASAKNE comes from the exons ATGAAAGGTGCCGTCCTCGTCGCCATTGCCGCTTCCATCGGCAATTTCCTCCAGGGATGGGATAATGCTACCATCGCCG GGGCCATTGTTTACATTAAGAAAGACCTTGCGTTGCAAACAACTATGGAAGGGCTTGTGGTGGCCATGTCCCTGATTGGAGCAACGGTAATCACCACATGCTCTGGTCCTATAGCGGATTGGCTCGGTCGGCGACCCATGATGATAATCTCATCTGTGCTCTATTTCTTGGGTGGTTTGGTGATGCTGTGGTCCCCAAATGTGTATGTGTTGTGCTTGGCGAGGCTACTTGATGGATTTGGGATTGGCCTTGCTGTGACTCTTGTCCCGGTCTATATATCTGAAACGGCGCCGTCTGAAATAAGGGGGTCGTTGAATACGCTTCCTCAGTTCAGTGGCTCTGGAGGAATGTTTTTGTCGTACTGTATGGTTTTTGGCATGTCATTGAGTCCCGCGCCTAGCTGGAGGCTCATGCTTGGGGTTCTGTCTATTCCTTCTCTCTTGTATTTTGCATTGACCATTTTTTTCTTGCCCGAGTCTCCTCGGTGGCTGGTCAGCAAAGGAAGGATGCTCGAGGCTAAGAAGGTGCTCCAAAGATTGCGCGGAAGGGAGGATGTGTCAG GCGAGATGGCATTGCTGGTTGAAGGTCTCGGGATTGGGGGTGATACATCTATCGAAGAGTACATAATTGGCCCTGCTGACGAGGTGGCTGATGGTCATGAACATGCAACAGAGAAAGATAAAATTCGATTATATGGATCCCAAGCAGGCCTTTCTTGGTTAGCAAAACCTGTCACTGGACAGAGTTCTATTGGCCTTGCGTCACGCCATGGAAGCATCATCAACCAAAGCATGCCCCTCATGGATCCTCTGGTGACACTGTTTGGTAGCATTCATGAGAAGCTCCCCGAGACAGGAGCAGGAGGAAGCATGCGAAGCACTCTGTTTCCAAATTTTGGAAGCATGTTCAGCACTGCTGAGCCGCATGCTAAAAATGAACAGTGGGATGAAGAGAGCTTACAAAGGGAAGGTGAGGACTACATGTCAGATGCAGCCGGTGGGGACTCTGATGATAATTTGCACAGTCCTTTAATCTCACGCCAAACAACAAGCCTTGAAAAAGACTTGCCTCCTCCTCCTTCCCATGGCAGTATCCTTGGCAGCATGAGGCGTCACAGTAGTCTCATGCAAGGGTCAGGTGAGCAAGGTGGTAGTACAGGTATTGGTGGTGGCTGGCAACTGGCATGGAAATGGACTGATAAAGGTGAGGATGGAAAACAACAAGGAGGGTTTAAAAGGATTTATTTACATGAGGAGGGAGTTTCTGCATCTCGTCGTGGATCCATTGTATCGATTCCCGGTGAAGGCGAATTTGTCCAGGCTGCTGCCTTGGTAAGCCAACCCGCTCTTTACTCCAAGGAGCTTATTGATGGACACCCAGTTGGGCCTGCAATGGTTCACCCATCTGAGACAGCTTCAAAGGGGCCAAGTTGGAAAGCTCTTCTTGAACCAGGGGTTAAGCATGCATTGGTTGTTGGAGTTGGAATACAAATACTTCAGCAG TTTTCAGGGATAAATGGGGTTCTATATTACACACCTCAAATCCTTGAAGAGGCCGGTGTTGAAGTTCTTCTTTCAGATATAGGCATTGGCTCAGAGTCGGCATCATTCCTTATCAGTGCTTTCACAACCTTCTTGATGCTTCCCTGTATAGGCGTAGCCATGAAGCTCATGGATGTTTCAGGCAGAAG GCAGTTGCTACTTACTACAATCCCCGTGCTGATTGTGTCACTCATTATTTTGGTCATTGGAAGCCTGGTAAATTTTGGCAATGTCGCCCATGCAGCAATCTCAACAGTATGCGTTGTGGTTTATTTCTGCTGCTTTGTGATGGGTTATGGACCAATTCCAAACATcctttgctcagagattttcccCACTAGGGTGCGTGGCCTCTGCATTGCTATCTGTGCATTAGTGTTCTGGATTGGAGACATCATCATCACATACTCGCTGCCTGTGATGCTGGGCTCTTTAGGACTTGGTGGTGTATTCGCCATTTACGCAGTTGTTTGTTTCATCTCGTGGAtatttgtgtttttgaaggttccAGAAACAAAGGGCATGCCCCTTGAAGTCATCTCTGAATTCTTTTCTGTTGGAGCAAAGCAGGCTGCTTCTGCCAAGAATGAGTGA
- the LOC114408488 gene encoding dolichyl-diphosphooligosaccharide--protein glycosyltransferase subunit 1A-like, with amino-acid sequence MKRGIMSSNLFLFPILFSFAFLSSPVLSASDLILAKVDRRIDLTSQIVRITTSLKVQNTGSDVVSEILLSFPENQTSNLAYLKAALGEGKGKAKPSSGVGLPVEVVHLKDVPPALTIYSVSLPKGLGKGDILTLDVLAVFTHSLQPFPEKINQADIQLLLFQESARYLSPYAVKVQSLTVKLPDARIESYTKLGNAKLQGSELKYGPYENLPPFSYLPIVVHFENNQPFAVAKELVREIEISHWGNIQITEHYSIIHAGAQSKGEFSRLDYQTRQFLRGASAFRRLVAKLPPRAHSVYYRDEIGNISTSSLWGDSKKTELEIEPRYPMFGGWKTAFTIGYGLPLRDFLFGSDGKRFLNISFGAPISELVIDTLFVKVVLPEGSKDISVSVPFPVKQSQETKLSHLDIVGRPVVVLEKNNVVPEHNEHFQVYYKFNSLSMLREPLMLISGFLFLFVACIVYTHADISISKSSASYLAKLQWDEVQATIQQVHGIIGRCLTAHDKLEASLHDLSRTGDTQACKATRKSVDSSLKELSKELKQPLAILQSSPQAAQILPKVEELVTKERELQDKLLVKHSTIVDAYEKKAGREIENRIASQQQKITALRREIDDLMDLIDEI; translated from the exons atgaaaagaGGCATCATGAGTTCGAATCTGTTTCTGTTTCCAATTCTCTTTTCATTTGCCTTTCTGTCCTCGCCCGTCCTCTCTGCTTCGGATCTGATCCTCGCCAAGGTTGACCGTCGC ATTGATCTGACTTCACAGATTGTGCGCATCACTACTTCACTAAAG GTACAGAATACGGGATCTGATGTTGTATCTGAGATTTTGCTGTCCTTTCCTGAGAACCAGACAAGTAACTTGGCATACTTGAAGGCAGCACTTGGTGAAGGGAAGGGAAAAGCAAAACCATCTTCTGGTGTTGGTTTACCCGTCGAAGTTGTCCACCTGAAAGATGTGCCGCCTGCCTTGACAATTTATTCCGTATCTTTACCTAAGGGGCTTGGGAAGGGAGATATTCTGACGCTGGATGTCTTGGCTGTTTTTACCCACTCATTGCAACCATTTCCAGAGAAAATCAACCAGGCTGACATCCAGCTTCTACTATTTCAAGAAAGTGCACGCTATCTCTCCCCATATGCAGTCAAGGTCCAATCACTCACTGTTAAATTGCCTGATGCAAGAATAGAGTCCTATACAAAACTAGGAAATGCAAAACTTCAGGGATCTGAATTAAAATATGGTCCATATGAGAATCTTCCTCCATTTTCATACTTGCCAATAGTTGTTCACTTTGAGAATAACCAACCCTTCGCTGTTGCTAAAGAGTTGGTGCGAGAGATCGAAATTTCCCATTGGGGCAATATACAGATCACAGAGCATTACAGTATTATCCATGCTGGTGCTCAGAGCAAAGGAGAATTTTCTAG GCTTGACTATCAGACCAGGCAATTTTTAAGAGGTGCATCAGCCTTTAGGCGTCTTGTTGCCAAGCTACCACCAAGAGCTCATTCTGTGTACTACAGGGATGAAATTGGCAACATTTCCACTTCTAGTTTATGGGGTGACTCAAAAAAG ACAGAACTGGAGATTGAACCTAGGTACCCTATGTTTGGTGGCTGGAAAACTGCCTTTACCATTGGATATGGCTTGCCACTTCGAGACTTCTTATTTGGATCGGATGGAAAGCGCTTCCTTAATATCTCTTTTGGTGCCCCTATTAGTGAGTTGGTCATTGACACACTCTTTGTGAAG GTTGTTTTGCCAGAGGGTTCTAAAGATATTTCAGTATCTGTTCCATTTCCTGTGAAACAATCGCAGGAG ACAAAGCTTTCCCACTTGGATATTGTTGGTAGACCTGTTGTTGTGCTGGAGAAGAACAATGTTGTACCTGAGCATAATGAGCATTTTCAG GTCTACTATAAGTTCAACAGTCTTTCTATGCTCAGGGAGCCTTTGATGTTGATTTCTGGCTTTTTATTTCTGTTTGTTGCGTGCATTGTCTACACGCATGCAGATATATCAATCTCCAAATCTTCTGCATCTTATTTGGCAAAGCTCCAGTGGGACGAG GTGCAAGCAACTATTCAGCAGGTCCATGGTATCATTGGCCGCTGCTTAACTGCACATGACAAGCTAGAAGCGTCATTACACGATCTTTCCAGGACAGGAGACACTCAAGCCTGTAAAGCAACTCGAAAATCAGTTGATAGCTCGTTGAAAGAGCTCTCTAAAGAGTTGAAGCAACCATTGGCAATTTTGCAATCTTCTCCGCAAGCTGCTCAAATATTACCCAAG GTGGAGGAACTTGTTACTAAGGAGAGAGAGTTGCAGGATAAACTTCTAGTAAAACACTCTACAATTGTAGACGCCTATGAGAAGAAAGCAGGAAGGGAAATTGAGAATCGGATTGCTTCACAACAGCAGAAAATTACTGCTTTGAGACGGGAGATTGATGATCTTATGGACTTGATTGATGAGATATGA
- the LOC114408487 gene encoding RING-H2 finger protein ATL80, giving the protein MTRALRYLGERNSSTDSAVVDSDFVVILAALLCALICVLGLVAVARCGCLRRLRLSSSATTPQSPTSAANKGVKKKVLRSLPKLTATAESAVKFADCAICLTEFAAGDEIRVLPQCGHGFHVSCIDAWLRSHSSCPSCRQILVVSRCDKCGGIPAPASSSSDPPPPDSEARFKGREDDANRFLP; this is encoded by the coding sequence ATGACTCGTGCCTTGAGATATTTAGGCGAGCGAAACTCGTCCACCGACTCCGCTGTCGTCGATTCCGACTTCGTCGTCATCCTCGCCGCCCTCCTCTGCGCTCTCATCTGCGTTCTCGGCCTCGTCGCCGTCGCCCGCTGCGGCTGTCTCCGCCGCCTCCGCCTCTCCTCCTCTGCAACCACTCCCCAGTCTCCTACCTCCGCCGCCAACAAAGGCGTCAAGAAGAAGGTCCTCCGCTCCCTCCCCAAGCTCACCGCCACAGCGGAATCGGCGGTCAAGTTTGCGGACTGCGCGATCTGCCTCACGGAGTTCGCCGCCGGAGACGAAATCCGAGTGCTGCCTCAGTGCGGACATGGCTTCCACGTCAGCTGCATCGACGCCTGGCTCAGATCGCATTCCTCGTGTCCGTCATGCCGTCAGATTCTGGTGGTTTCTCGCTGCGACAAGTGCGGCGGGATCCCGGCTCCGGCGAGCTCCAGCTCCGATCCGCCGCCGCCGGACTCCGAGGCCAGATTTAAGGGAAGGGAGGACGACGCCAATAGGTTTTTGCCTTAG
- the LOC114408486 gene encoding protein MULTIPLE CHLOROPLAST DIVISION SITE 1: MASVWTLHFRSLSLRPCLYISRSNSSTATRNRISIRNGISNWRSGTQQLKHDSINSITKFHHQLVNSVAIPPFLLNRNGGGNFPIWVCVAVVVLVVAVRVRVVSRKKERPGSVADLVRRGQLRSDRRGISRPLKYEDPFNNPFVKVGKSDSTVEMCGKVYRLAPVTLTQEQQATHQKRRLRAYQWKRPTIFLREGDLVPPDVDPDTVRWIPANHPFATTATDLDEDLAQNNVYQKHGVPFRIQAEHEALQKKLEALQNDQKLNKLVIDPINAKEFERPFNSHARLNDQADKSSVNNQEQKHNKLVIDLIDAKEIERPFNSDTRLNDQAEKSSVNNQASASDSPRVDSGPNHFDSTSSEDSS; the protein is encoded by the exons ATGGCCTCTGTTTGGACACTGCACTTTCGCTCGCTTTCTCTTCGT CCATGCCTCTACATTAGTCGCAGTAACAGTAGCACTGCCACTAGAAATCGCATTAGCATCAGAAATGGAATCTCCAATTGGCGCTCTGGCACCCAACAACTCAAACACGATTCCATCAATtccattaccaaatttcaccaTCAACTCGTTAATTCCGTCGCCATTCCTCCCTTTCTG TTGAATCGAAACGGTGGAGGCAATTTTCCTATTTGGGTATGTGTTGCGGTTGTGGTTTTGGTTGTAGCGGTGAGAGTGAGGGTAGTTTCCAGAAAAAAGGAGCGTCCTGGTTCCGTGGCTGATCTAGTAAGACGTGGCCAACTTAGATCTGATAGAAGAGGCAT TTCGAGGCCTCTCAAGTATGAAGACCCCTTCAATAATCCCTTCGTCAAGGTTGGTAAAAGTGACTCAACTGTTGAGATGTGCGGAAAGGTTTACCGTTTAGCCCCTGTTACTCTTACTCAAGAGCAACAGGCTACTCACCAGAAGAGGAGATTGCGGGCCTACCAGTGGAAGCGACCCACCATCTTCCTTAGAGAAGGGGACTTGGTTCCTCCGGATGTTGATCCTGACACTGTCAGGTGGATTCCAGCTAATCATCCCTTTGCTACCACTGCCACTGATTTGGATGAGGACTTGGCACAAAACAATGTGTATCAAAAGCATGGAGTTCCTTTTCGGATTCAAGCCGAACACGAGGCCCTGCAGAAAAAGCTCGAAGCCCTACAAAAT GACCAGAAACTGAATAAACTAGTGATAGATCCTATCAATGCTAAAGAATTTGAGAGGCCATTCAACTCCCACGCCAGATTAAATGATCAAGCAGATAAGAGCTCTGTAAACAATCAG GAGCAGAAACACAATAAACTAGTGATAGATCTTATTGATGCTAAAGAAATTGAGAGACCATTCAACTCCGACACCAGATTAAATGATCAAGCCGAAAAGAGCTCTGTAAACAATCAGGCGAGTGCTTCTGACTCCCCAAGAGTAGATAGTGGCCCAAATCACTTTGATAGTACATCATCAGAAGATTCAAGTTAA